A stretch of the Plasmodium berghei ANKA genome assembly, chromosome: 10 genome encodes the following:
- a CDS encoding plasmepsin IX, putative, whose amino-acid sequence MFFLTLKKLRKKCFFVFLTHPTITALFFIYIFNFVKSYHVNFNQNPNNLPSLKNNQEYYKQKIQPCNSCVNCFVCIHENGEPQNILPLVAIPSKRHYFYEQDMSKNSNLNGFPVKNKMDNSTNYFQKELNKKKKNYNFIENHTAISNIDNDITDEYKESESDLDEENIVKDNFNNLRSSYENIYNQKKEHSIDSKVILPLQQLQDSQYVGSIQIGNPPQTIRPIFDTGSTNIWVVSTKCKDRTCLKVHRYNHKLSNTFKYYTPRTNLDIMFGTGIIQGTIGIDTFKIGPFKIENQSFGLVKREKGTNKKSNVFKRINFEGIIGLAFSTMLSTGGNPIYENLMSNYNFPHNEFSIYIGMDNKYSALIFGGVEKKFFEGNIYMFPVVREYYWEIKFDGLYIDNQKFCCDNNSIVYDLKMKKKKKNEKKNFIRKYFNKHHINHKKMWLRNNHHTKHWKREKHFNPLSSNENYLIFDSGTSFNSVPKSEIKYFFKVVPPKKCDANNIDEVIDSYPNLTYVINNMPFTLTPSQYLIRKHNICKPAFMDIEVSPEYGHAYILGNATFMKHYYTVYRRGKGNNNSYVGIARAAHTKENAEYLNSLHKERMENEE is encoded by the exons atgttttttttaactttaaaaaaattaagaaaaaaatgtttttttgtatttttaacaCACCCAACGATAACagcattattttttatttatatttttaattttgttaaaagTTATCATGTAAATTTTAATCAAAATCCAAATAATTTACCttctttaaaaaacaatcaagaatattataaacaaaagATACAACCATGTAATTCTTGTGTAAATTGCTTTGTTTGTATTCATGAAAATGGAGAGCCACAG aaCATTCTCCCCTTGGTAGCGATACCAAGTAAAAggcattatttttatgaacaaGACATGtcaaaaaatagtaatttAAATGGTTTTCcagttaaaaataaaatggataattctacaaattattttcaaaaggaattaaataaaaaaaaaaaaaattataattttattgaaaatCATACTGCAATATCAAATATAGATAATGATATTACGGatgaatataaagaatCTGAAAGTGATTTggatgaagaaaatattgttaaagacaattttaacaatttaaGATCAagttatgaaaatatatataatcaaaAAAAGGAACATTCGATAGACAGCAAAGTCATTTTACCTTTACAACAGCTGCAAGAT agtCAATATGTTGGATCCATTCAAATAGGAAATCCGCCTCAAACGATCAGACCAATTTTCGATACTGGGAGCAC GAATATATGGGTTGTTAGCACTAAATGCAAAGACAGAACATGTTTAAAAGTACATCGATATAATCACAAACTATCCAATACCTTTAAATACTACACCCCACGAACTAATTTAGATATTATG TTTGGAACCGGAATAATTCAGGGAACTATTGGGATCGATACGTTCAAGATCGGTCCatttaaaattgaaaatcaATCCTTTGGATTAGTAAAACGTGAAAAAGGAACTAATAAAAAGTcaaatgtttttaaaagaataaatTTTGAAGGAATTATAGGATTAGCATTTTCTACAATGCTTTCTACTGGTGGCAATccaatatatgaaaatttaatgtctaattataattttccacataatgaattttcaatatatattggaatggataataaatattcagCTTTAATTTTTGGTGGAGTTGAAAAGAAATTTTTCGaaggaaatatatatatgtttccAGTTGTAAGAGAATATTATTgggaaataaaatttgatgggctatatatagataatCAAAAATTTTGTTGTGATAATAATTCAATTGTTTAcgatttaaaaatgaaaaaaaaaaaaaaaaatgaaaaaaaaaatttcatacgaaaatattttaataaacatCATATcaatcataaaaaaatgtggtTGCGAAATAATCATCATACTAAGCATTGGAAAAGAGAAAAACACTTCAATCCATTAAGTTCCAATgagaattatttaatatttgaCTCTGGAACATCCTTTAATAGTGTCCCTAAATcggaaataaaatatttttttaaagttgTCCCTCCCAAG aAATGCGATGCTAATAACATTGACGAAGTTATAGATAGCTACCCCAACTTAACCTATGTTATC AACAATATGCCCTTTACATTGACACCATCCCAATATTTGATTCGAAAACACAACATCTGTAAACCAGCATTTATGGATATTGAAGTTTCTCCAGAATATGGGCATGCGTACATTTTAGGAAATGCAACATTCATGAAACATTATTATACTGTCTACAGACGAGGGAAGGgcaataataattcatat GTTGGAATAGCTAGAGCTGCACATACAAAGGAAAATGCAGAATATTTGAATTCGCTACACAAGGAAAGGATGGAAAATGAAGAATAG
- a CDS encoding serine/threonine protein phosphatase 2A activator, putative, with the protein MEDSNLSFKIINDEGVKKFMNSQIYQDIINFISDLNTSVIGVEMKPLDKFVLKVENNTNIDNILFLSKNVYNILQLIKSMNICIDKCPPIKHPTRFGNKAFPMFCDEYYKEVDQQLPNILKASGISNISEHTYQLSFYLKNSIGNKKRIDYGTGHELNFLLFLFCLNKLTFFSPPDHRQLVLVLYRQYLECVRQVQVIYNVEPAGSRGAWGLDDFQFLVFLFGAAQLSYNKEIQTNDVEKRELVELWAPKYLYFDALKYILMLKHAPFHESSQMLYDISGVKTWEKICSGLLKMYQVEIIQKRQILQHILFGKLIDF; encoded by the exons atggaGGATTCTAACTTAAGcttcaaaataataaatgatgaaGGGGTGAAAAAGTTTATGAACAGTCAAATATATCAAGACATAATTAATTTCATATCTGATTTAAACACATCTGTTATTGGTGTCGAAATGAAACCTTTagataaatttgttttaaaagtagaaaataatacaaatatagataatatattatttttatcaaaaaatgtatataatatattacaaCTAATTAAAAGTATGAATATATGCATAGATAAATGTCCACCAATAAAACATCCTACTCGATTTGGAAATAAAGCTTTTCCAATGTTTTGTgatgaatattataaagaaGTTGACCAACAATTaccaaatattttaaaagcCTCAGGaatttcaaatatttcTGAACATACATATcaattatcattttatttaaaaaattcaattggaaacaaaaaaaggaTTGATTATGGAACTGGTCatgaattaaattttttactttttcttttttgtttaaacaaattgacttttttttcaccCCCCGATCATAGACAATTAGTGCTCGTTTTATATAGACA GTATTTAGAATGTGTAAGGCAAGTACaagtaatatataatgttgAGCCAGCTGGAAGCAGAGGGGCATGGGGATTAGATGATTTTCAAtttcttgtttttttattcggGGCTGCTCAactttcatataataaagaaatacaAACAAATGAT gTCGAAAAAAGGGAATTGGTTGAATTATGGGCAccaaaatatttgtattttgacgcattaaaatatatattaatg TTAAAACATGCCCCTTTTCATGAATCGTCCCAAATGCTGTATGATATATCAGGAGTAAAAACATG GGAAAAAATTTGCTCCGGTTTACTTAAAATGTACCAAGTTGAAATAATTCAGAAAAGACAAATATTgcaacatattttatttgggAAATTAATTGACTTTTAA